One window of the Trifolium pratense cultivar HEN17-A07 linkage group LG2, ARS_RC_1.1, whole genome shotgun sequence genome contains the following:
- the LOC123906938 gene encoding MLO-like protein 12 yields the protein MAKGGVDEQRSLEYTSTWAVAVVCFVLLAISILIEHIFHAIGKWLKKRDKIALYEALEKVKGELMLMGFISFLLTVFQDPISNICIPKEIGDSWLPCSHLKTKTKTTSDNEINDRKLIEYFDPTPRRILATKGEDKCYAKGKVAFVSAYGIHQLHIFIFALAIFHILQCILTLTFGRFKMRRWKTWDDEIRTVDYNDPERLRFARETTFVRRHMNMWTQSPISLWIVSFFRQFFGSISKVDYLALRHGFIMAHLAPGNGAEFDFHKYINRTLEDDFKVVVGISPLIWLSAVLLLLTNTHGWYSYYWVPFIPLIILLLVGAKLQMIITKMGLSIQDKGEIILGAPLVELGDHLFWFNSPKFLLFLMQLLLFQNAFELAFFSWSTYEFSIKSCFNKTRADPVIRLILGVGIQFLCSYVTLPLYALVIQMGSTTMSHNIFNEGSATATAKKRVKHNKHSNNDAPFSSRPSTPTHGMTPVHLLHRHTAGNSDSLQTSPRTSNYENIRLDAEGGLTSSRNNQTGAHEIQMPVVESFSTTELPEQQVGRS from the exons atggcaaaagGGGGAGTTGATGAACAACGAAGTTTGGAATATACATCAACTTGGGCTGTTGCAGTTGTGTGTTTTGTGTTGCTTGCTATTTCAATCTTAATTGAACACATTTTTCATGCTATTGGCAAG TGGTTGAAGAAGAGAGACAAAATTGCTCTTTATGAAGCATTAGAAAAAGTCAAAGGAG AGCTTATGTTGATGGGATTCATATCATTCCTCCTAACTGTGTTCCAAGATCCTATTTCCAACATTTGTATACCAAAAGAAATTGGAGATTCTTGGCTTCCTTGTTCCCATTTAAAGACAAAGACAAAGACTACATCTGATAATGAAATCAATGATAGAAAACTCATTGAATATTTTGATCCAACACCACGGAGAATTCTTGCAACAAAAGGAGAAGATAAATGTTATGCTAAG GGTAAAGTTGCTTTCGTTTCTGCATATGGAATTCACCAACTCCATATATTCATATTTGCGCTAGCAATATTTCATATACTACAATGTATATTAACACTAACTTTTGGAAGATTCAAG ATGAGGCGGTGGAAGACTTGGGATGATGAGATAAGAACCGTTGATTATAATG ATCCTGAGAGGCTCAGGTTTGCAAGGGAGACAACATTTGTAAGAAGGCATATGAACATGTGGACTCAGTCACCCATTTCATTATGGATT GTTAGCTTCTTTAGACAGTTCTTTGGATCTATTAGTAAAGTTGATTATTTGGCTCTACGGCATGGATTTATCATG GCACATCTTGCCCCAGGAAATGGTGCAGAATTTGATTTCCACAAGTATATTAATAGAACACTTGAAGACGATTTTAAAGTTGTAGTTGGAATAAG TCCACTTATCTGGTTATCCGCAGTGCTACTTCTGCTTACTAATACTCATG GATGGTATTCTTATTATTGGGTTCCATTTATCCCATTAATT ATACTATTACTAGTAGGTGCTAAGCTACAAATGATCATAACAAAAATGGGATTAAGTATTCAAGACAAAGGGGAAATAATTCTGGGTGCACCTTTGGTTGAGCTAGGAGATCATCTTTTCTGGTTCAACAGTCCCAAGTTTCTTCTCTTTCTGATGCAGCTTCTACTCTTTCAG AATGCCTTTGAACTTGCATTTTTTTCTTGGAGTACA TATGAATTCTCTATAAAGTCTTGCTTCAACAAAACACGTGCAGATCCTGTCATTAGACTCATACTAGG GGTTGGAATACAATTTCTGTGTAGCTATGTGACTTTGCCTCTTTATGCACTAGTCATACAG ATGGGTTCAACCACGATGAGCCATAACATTTTCAATGAAGGATCGGCAACAGCCACAGCAAAAAAGCGTGTAAAACACAACAAGCATTCAAACAACGATGCACCATTCTCCAGCAGGCCATCAACCCCAACACATGGCATGACACCTGTTCATCTGCTCCATAGACACACAGCCGGCAACAGTGACAGTTTACAAACTTCTCCAAGGACTTCTAACTATGAAAATATACGGTTGGATGCTGAAGGAGGATTAACTTCCTCAAGAAACAACCAAACTGGAGCACATGAGATCCAGATGCCAGTTGTCGAGTCGTTTTCGACAACAGAATTACCGGAGCAACAGGTCGGTAGAAGTTAG
- the LOC123906939 gene encoding rhomboid-like protein 19, translated as MSTPPLPLFSGTTRLCKGLAVVLLSVHVLINFFPSALNYLALIPAWTIPFAWNLITAGYVEQSVYGVVVSTLSLLFIGKLLEPVWGSREFIKFIFVVNFLTSVCVFITAIALYYITRQENYLYMPLSGFHGVIFGFLVGIKQIIPDQELPFLKIKAKWLPSMTLLLSFAVCFWTIEATTYLPTIVSGAYISWIYLRYWQMKPETKLRGDPSEDFAFSTFFPEFLRPVIDPIASIFHRLFCGRSDTSDDGQDYTLGSEPLPGSDSIEASRRRERGARALEERLAAERLAAAARTAEENV; from the exons ATGAGTACGCCACCGCTTCCTCTCTTCTCCGGAACCACTCGCCTCTGCAAAGGCCTTGCTGTGGTGCTTCTTTCTGTTCACGTTCTCATCAACTTTTTCCCTTCAGCTCTTAACTACCTCGCCCTTATTCCCGCCTG GACAATCCCTTTTGCTTGGAATCTTATTACGGCTGGTTATGTTGAACAATCTGTATATGGG GTAGTGGTCAGCACACTCAGTCTCCTGTTTATTGGGAAGCTGCTTGAACCAGTATGGGGTTCTAGGGAATTCATCAAGTTCATATTTGTCGTTAATTTTCTGACTTCAGTGTGTGTATTCATCACTGCTATTGCATTGTACTACATTACAAGGCAGGAGAATTACCT TTACATGCCACTTTCTGGATTTCATGGAGTTATATTTGGTTTCTTGGTTGGCATCAAGCAAATTATACCCGATCAAGAGCTTCCTTTCCTCAAGATTAAAGCAAAG TGGCTGCCATCTATGACATTGTTACTTTCATTTGCTGTTTGCTTCTGGACAATAGAGGCTACGACATATCTTCCAACCATTGTATCTGGCGCATATATCAGCTGGATCTACCTTAGATACTGGCAGATGAAACCAGAAACAAAACTTAGGGGTGACCCTAGTGAGGATTTTGCTTTCTCTACATTTTTCCCAGAATTTTTAAG GCCTGTTATAGACCCTATTGCATCAATATTTCATCGATTGTTCTGTGGAAGGTCTGATACTTCTGATGATGGTCAAGATTACACTCTGGGAAGTGAACCATTACCGGGTTCTGACTCAATCGAGGCATCTAGGAGACG AGAAAGAGGTGCTCGAGCACTGGAAGAAAGATTGGCTGCGGAGAGGCTTGCTGCTGCTGCACGTACTGCTGAGGAAAATGTATGA